Within the Leisingera thetidis genome, the region TCCGAAGTGACCACCAGCGGGTTGATTTCAACCATGGTGGCATCCAGTTCGGAAAACGCCTGGTAGCAGCCCTTGAGCGTGCGCACCATCTGCTGTGTCATCGCCGGTTCGATGCCCAGCTTGAACGCAATCTCGCGCGCCTGGAAGTCCTGCAGGCCGACAGCCGGTTCAACGGTCGAACGCACGATGGACTCGGGGCGCTCGGCAGAGATTTCCTCAATCTCCATACCGCCTTCCGACGAGGCCACGATCATCACCCGCTGGCTGGAGCGGTCCAGCACAAAGCCGAGGTAGATCTCGCGGGCGATCGGCACCGCGCCTTCGACATAGACACGGTAGATGCCCTTGCCTTCGGGTCCGGTCTGGTGGGTCACCAGTTTCTTGCCGAACAGGTTCTCGGTCGCCTCATAGATCTCGGCTTCCGAGTTGCACAGCTTGACGCCGCCCGCCTTGCCGCGGCCGCCGGCGTGGACCTGGGCCTTGACGATCCATTTATCGCCGCCCAGTTCCCGCGCGCGGTAGGCTGCCTGCTCGGGGCTGTAGGCCAGCGCGCCCGGCGGTACGGTCACGCCGAAGTTGCTAAGAACTTCCTTGGCCTGATATTCATGGATATCCATGGTTCTCTCCTCCTCGTGGAGCTTTTATTCGGCGGCTGCCAGCGCAGCTGCGTAATGCTTGTCGAGCAGGGTGTTGATTGCATCCATGTCGACATTTGCGCCCATGTCGTTCATCGCCTTGCCGAAACGGTTGACGATGTCGGTGATGGCGGCCGGGGTGATCTGGTTCAGGATGCCGATGCGGACCTGGACCGGCTCCGACAGGGTCGGCCAGATGCCGAAACCGACGGCACGGCAGTTGCCCACCAGTTCCTTTTCGCGCCCTGCCAGATCGCCGGGCAGGTTCAGAACCACCAGGCTGGTCATGTTGCTGGTCACGTCGCAGCCCATCGCGGTCACGGCATCGCGCAGCGCTTTCTCGTGGAAGGCATAGTCGCGGGCTTTTTGCGCACGGCCATGCTGCAGGGTGATGCGCAGTGCTTCGTGGAAGGCGGCAACGGCATAGCCGGAATGGGTGCGGTGATAGGTGCCGGCGGCAACGTCCTCGCCGTCCACGATACCCCAGTGGCGGGCTTCCAGGATCGGGTTGTGCACATAGGAGTGGCAGCCGTTTTCCCGCACGGTCTGGATGTACTGGTCGGTGAAGGACACCGGCGCATAGGTCAGCGGCAGGCAGAGCACGCCTTTTTGCGGGCAGGACGCCCAGCCGGCAACACCCGGGTAATCGTCGATCGAGAAATCCTCGATGCCCAGCGAAGACACCGCGTCGATCAGACCCATCACACCATGCTTGACGCAGGCGTCAGAGAAACCCTTGAGGTCGTTGATGCGGCCGGAGCCGGTTTCCCAATGCGCCATGAAGGCCCATTTCGGCTTCTTCTCGGCCAGCACCTGCTCGACCAGCTTGCCGGAGACCGACTCGCCGTGCGGCACGTCGATCACAGTGACGGACGCGGGCTGCGGGTTCATCGCGTCGGCGGCCAGCTCCTCGCGGGTGGCGGCCTTCATGCGGATGGTCATTGCGTCGATGCCCGAGAAGGTGCCATTCTGGAAGGCAACCACGGTATCGCCCGGCAGGATAGCGTTCAGCATGCAGTCCAGGCCCGAGAAGCCGGTGCCGCCGACGCCGTAGGTGTAGGTGTTGGCGGTGCCCCACAGGTCGCGCAGCATCTGCTTGCACTCGATCATGCCGCGCAGCACGTCCGCCTGCATGTGGTCGGCCAGGCCGGTGTTGGCAAAAGCCTGCAGCACGCGCGGGTCGGTATTGCCCGGGCCAGGGCCTGCGGCCAGAGTTTCCGGGATTTCCAGGCTGGGGAAGATCGTGGGTTCAGTCATCGGGGTCGGACCTCGCTGGTTTCAATTCAACGATGTTCTGACGGGATTGGGCCTTCTACGCTTCGGGAAGGTTTGTTTCCTGGCATGCAACATCTGTTAACCCAAGGAAACCCTAGGTCGACAAAACCCGCAACATTCCTATATCCTGCTTTTGGGTATCTAAAAGGACGGGAAAAAACCTACCCATACTGGTAAAAATACCGTTGTATACCGAAAACACCCCTACCCATTTGGGTAGTTTACTACTAAAAGGCACTAAATGGCACCGATAAGCGACAAAGTTTCCCCGATTTCGGTCATGCTTGCTGACGCAAACCCGCTGGTGTTGTCGGCGATGTCAGAAATTTTCGACCGGGACCCGCGATTCTCGCTGGTTGCGACCTCCGCCACCGCCGAAGGCTTTCTCGGCACCGTGATGCGGGTGCCGGTTCAGGTCGGGATCATCGATTGGAACCTCCCCGCGCTTGGCGGCGCCAAGCTGATCGAGGTTCTGCGCGACCAGGCCAACGCCCCGAGGCTGGTGGTCTATGCCGACGAGGGCAGCGAGGTGCCGCGCAAGGCGATGAGCGCCGGAGCCGCGGGGTTTGCACCGCGTTCCAGTGCCGTCGAAGGCCTGCTGGACACCTGCATCGCGGTGGCGGAAGGCAAGATGGTCTTCCCCTTCCTCGACGTGCGCGACCTGCAGACAGACCCGATCGAACAGCTGTCGCGCCGCGAACGCGCCATGCTCGAGGCCCTGTCAAAGGGGCTCACCAACAAGGAGCTCAGCAAGGAGCTGGGCATCTCCACCAACACGGTCAAGTTCCACCTGTCGAACCTGTACGAGAAACTTGCGGTCAAAAACCGCGCCCAGGCGATCGCGTTCTATTACGCCAACCGTGCTGCCAAGGGCGGCTTCCGGGCCGAGGAATGAGCCCGCCGCCCTCGCGCGTGCGGGCACGCGCGTATGCGCACGCCCGCGCAAATGTATTTAAATGAAATTTTTTTTCTTGACAGGAAACACCCGAGTAGGGAATGCCTAGAGGGGAGAGGACAACAAATCACCACGGACAAGGAGGAAACCCATGTCGTTTCACGCAATTGAACAAGCCCCCGCACGCCTCAACCGCAGCGAGCTTGCCATCCCCGGATCGCAGCCGCAAATGTTTGAAAAGGCTGCAAAATCTGACGTAGACGTTATCTTTCTCGACCTCGAGGATGCCGTCGCGCCGGACGAAAAGGATCAGGCCCGCAAGAACATCATCCAGGCACTCAACGACATTGATTGGGGCAACAAATCAATGTCGGTTCGAATCAATGGCTTGGATACCCACTACATGTACCGCGACGTGGTCGATGTGGTTGAGCAGGCCGGCGAGCGGCTGGACCTGATCATGATCCCCAAAGTGGGCACCGCAGCTGACGTTTACGCCGTCGACATGATGGTGACTCAGATCGAAGACGCCAAGGGCTACAAGAAACGGATCGGCTTCGAGCACATCATCGAGACCGCGCTCGGCATGCAGAACGTGAGTGAAATTGCCGCAGCCTCCAAGCGCAATGAATCGCTGCATTTCGGTGTTGCCGACTACGCGGCGTCGACCCGCGCCCGCACCACCATCATCGGCGGCGTGAACCCCGACTACTCGGTGCTGACCGACCCGGCTGCGGACGGCTCGCGCGATGTGCATTGGGGCGACATGTGGCACTATGCGCTGGCCCGCATGGTTGTGGCAGCGCGCGCCAACGGCCTGCGCCCGATCGACGGCCCGTTCGGCGATTTCCAGGACAAGGAAGGCTACAAGGCCGCTGCCAAACGTGCCGCGGTTCTGGGCTGCGAAGGCAAATGGGCAATCCACCCGAGCCAGATCGAACTGGCCAACGAGGTGATGTCGCCCTCCGACGCCGAAGTCACCAAGGCGCACCGCATTCTGGAAGCGATGGCCGAGGCCGAAGCCGCCGGCAAAGGCGCAGTCTCGCTCGACGGCCGCCTGATTGACTATGCCTCCATCCGTCAGGCAGAAGTTCTGGTGGAAAAGGCCAAGCAGATCGCCGGCAACTAAGCCGCTGATTCTTTGCCAGACTTTACGCCGCCCCGGCTTCCGGCCGGGGCGGCCGAATGACGATGCGCCCGGGAGCTGCAGATGACCGACCTGATGGATACCGCCAAGACCCTGTTTCAGGCCGCTGTCGACCGCGCCGATCCGGCACAGGCGCTGCGGGCCCAGCTGACCGCTTCGCCGCTGCCCCCCCTGCCCGCGGGCGGCAGAAACGTGCTGCTGGCGGTGGGCAAGGCCGCCGTCCCGATGATGCGTGAGGCGCTCGCTCTTCTGCCCCGGCCCGCTCAGGCGCTGGCCATCACAAACCCTGAAAATTACACGAAAATCCCCGGCGCCACGGTCATCTGCGGCAGCCACCCGGTGCCCGACGAAAACAGCGCCGCAGCAGGTATGGCCGCAATTGAACTGGCCGCCTCGCTCGGCCCGGATGACCGGTTGATCGCCTTGATTTCCGGCGGCGGCTCCGCCCTTATGGTAGCCCCTGCGCCGGGCCTGACCCTGGCCCACAAGACGGCTGTCAACAAGCTGCTGCTCGCGTCCGGTCTGGAAATCAACGAAATGAACCTGATCCGCCAGCAGCTGTCGGATATCAAGGGCGGCGGGCTGCTGCGCCACGCCGCACCCGCACAGGTGCAGGCCTTCATCCTGTCCGACGTGATCGGCGACGATCTGCGCGCCATTGCCTCCGGCCCCACCGTATCCCCCATCGGAAGCCGCGCACAGGCGCGGGACATCCTGCAGCGGGCCGGAGTGTGGGACAGCGCCCCCGAAGCCGTCAGAAGCCACCTGAGCGCGGCTGAACAGGCGCAAACCGCCCCTGCCCCGGCCTCCAACACCCTGATCGGCTCCAACCGCCACAGCCTCAAGGCCATGATGACCGCCGCCGCGGCCGGCTGGTCCGCAAAGCTGGTCTCGCACCGGCTGGTGGGCGACGTGGCCGATGCTGCGCAAACTGTTGTGGCCGCGGCTGAGGCCGCACCAAAGGACAGTCCCGTCGCCCTGATCTTCGGCGGGGAAACCACGGTGCAGCTGACCGGCAGCGGCCTGGGCGGGCGCAACCAGGAACTGGCACTGCGGGTTGCAAAACTGGGCGCCGAACGGCTGAGCGGCGACTGGCTGTTTCTTTCCGGCGGCACCGACGGCCGGGACGGTCCGACGGACGCGGCGGGCGGCATCGCCGCACCGTCCACCTGGCAGGCGATCCGGGACGCCGGCAAGGACCCCGAGGCCCTGCTGGCCAACAACGACAGCTACGCGGCTCTCAAGGCCGCCGGCGCTTTGCTGGTGACCGGCGGAACCGGAACCAACGTCGCGGATGTTCAGGTATTCCTCCGGCTGCCGGACTGAAACAGGCAACCGGCGGCGCGTTCATCTTTCGGAAAATACTCGTGCCGGAGGCCCGGCAGATGCGACAGATGCGGCAGACGCCGACTCAAGCTGACGCGCGCGCCTCGCCCCATTCCGCCAGATCGTTCACCAGCATCAAGGCCACCCGCCGGAACACCTGGCGCAGCCGCTCGACATGCGGCCCCTCCAGCGACAAATCCGCCAGCGCCTGATCCATGCATTTCAGCCAGTTTTCTGCGTCTTCTTCGGTTATCGGCACATGGGCGTGCATCAGTTTCACGTCCATGTGCCCGTGCTTTTCCTCGTAGTACCGCCGTCCGCCCATGAAACCGGACAGGAAGTTGAACTGCTCGATGCGCGCATGATCCATGCCGTGCCCGCGCTTGTGCAGCTTGACGATCCGGGCACCGGTCTCCGTCTCTTCGACGATGTCATAGAACCGCTCGACCAGGGCGCGCAGCACCTCCTCGCCGCCAATCTTCTCAATCAGTTTCTCAACCATAACACCTCCCTGCCCCGGAACGGCCGGCCTCAGGATTGAGGCCGGGTCTTCTTCGGGTCGTAATGGGCAAAGGGTACAATCTTGGCAGGCAGGCGTTTTTGATGTCCGTCAAGTTTGCCGATCTCCACTTCGGTCCCCAGCTCGGCACAGGCCACATCCACGCGTGCCAGTGCAATGTTCTTGCCCAGCAGCGGCGACCGCATCGACGAGGTCACTTCACCGATCTGCGCCCGTCCGATCCGCACGCAATCGCCATGCTCCACGTCAATGGACGAGTCGATGTCCAGCCCCACCAGTTTGCGTGCAGGCGTGGTCTTGCGCCGGATCAGCGCGTCACGGCCGATGAAGTCATCTTCCTTCGACTTCAGCGGCACGGTAAAGCCGATGCCGGCCTCAAACGGATCTGTCTGGTCGCTGAAATCATAGCCGGCAAAGATCAGCCCGGCCTCGATCCGCACCATGTCCAGCGCCTCCAGCCCCATCGGGCGGATGCCATGGGCCTTGCCCGCGCCCCAGACCGCATCAAAGACTTCGCTTGCGTGCTTGGGGTGGCAGAAGATCTCATAGCCCAGCTCGCCGGTATAACCGGTCCGCGACACCACCACCGGCACGCCGTGCTCATCACCGATCCGCGCAGGGGTGAAGCGGAACCAGCCCAGCTCCTCCAGCGTCGGATTGTGCGGCGCAGTCCAGATCACCTTCTTCAGCAGATCCCGGCTTTCGGGGCCTTGCACGGCAATATTGTGCTGCATGTCGGTGGACGAGCGGATCAGCACGTTCAGGCCCAGCTTCTCGGCCTGCTCGCGGATCCATTCCCCGCCATAGTCCGAGCCGCCGATCCAGCGGAAGTTGTCCTTGCCCAGACGGAACACGGTGCCGTCGTCGATCATGCCGCCATGCGGGTAGCACATCGCGGTATAAACCACCTGCCCCACCGCCAGCTTCTTGATATTGCGGGTAAAGATATATTGGCACAGTGCTTCGGAATCCGGTCCGGTGATCTCGAACTTGCGCAGGGGCGTCAGGTCCAGCACCACGCATTTTTCCCGGCAGGCCCAGTATTCCTCCAGCGGTCCGGATTCGGCATAACAGTTAGCCAGCCAATAGCCGTTATACTCAATGAAATTGCGGGTCATCTTGCTGAGGCGGTCGTGGAAACCGGTTTCCTTGGTCATCTTGGGCTCCGATTCAGGGGTCGCGCGGAACGCAATCGCCCGCTTGAAGGTCTCTTGGCCGCTGTAGGTGCGGACGTGAATGTCGGTGGGGTTCCAGCCGTTGGCGGCGCTGGTGTCATCCGGGCAGGCGGAGCTGACACACACCAGGTCGGTCAGCGCCCTGAGCAGCACGTAATCGCCGGGCCGGGTCCAGGGCTCATCGGCATACATGACGCCGTGTTCATCAAGACCGGTGTTGAAGAAGAAGTTGATCGCCATCCAGCCCGCGCGCGGCGTGACACCATGCTGCGCCAGCGTGCGATTGAAATTATCCGAACAGTTCACATGGCCGGGATAGCCGATATCGTCATAGTACTTTGCCGCACAGGCCAGGGCAAAAGCATCATGGCGGCCCACGGTGTCCTGCACCACCTCGACCAGCGGCAGCATGTCCTGATCATAGTATTTCGCATGCAGCCCCGGCATCGGATAGGCATGCCCCATCAGCGTCCGCGTCGTGGTCACATCCAGCGCATGCTCGATCCCCTTGTCCAGCTTGCGCGCGGCAAAACACTGGAAGTCGGTGCACTGGCGGCCGTCCACGTCGATGATCTGGATATAGTCGCCCGCCTTCACGAAATAGCTTTCCGCGGTCGCGCTGTGCACCCGCACCTCGCTCACCGGATCGGCCAGCGGGTCGGGCAGTTCAAACCGCGCCACCTGCTTGATCACCGCGCGCTTGACCATGACGGTCAGCGGCGTCGCCGTGTCCTGCCGCTCGAAATCCATGATCCCGCCGGGGGCGGCAATGATCACGACCCCGTCGCGCTGCGCGGTGAAGCTCTCCTCTGTCCTGGCCGGTGTGCTGCTGTCAAACAACCGCACAGCGCCGCCCTGAGCCAGGTCGATACCGCGCGCCTCCATCCCCATGCGCAAACCGCGCAGGGACTGGTCCGAGGAGGTCAGCAGCGCCTTCAATCCGCCTGCATCACTGTTTGCCGCGGCACCAATAAGCCCCGCGTCGATCCGTCCCTTGTCCTCCGCTGCAACGATCTCGCAGGGCTGGCCGCCCTCCTCGTTGATCACCGTAACGCTATCGCCGGTTTCCACCCGGATCAGGATTGCACCGCAACCCTCCACCACATAGCGTTCGGTCCCCTTGGGCAGCGAAAACACCGATGGCTGGTACAAACCAGAGGGCTTCGGCGGCCCTTTGACAACTTCAGGGAAGCTCATGTCATTCATCTCGCATCTCCTGTTGGACTCCGGCAAAACTTGCACAGTCGGAATATTTATTTATTGAAAAGAATATTCCGTTCCTCCACTCTAATCAACAAACATGTTGATTTTCTGCGGAAAAATGGCAAATGCCCGGGATGCGTCATTTTCCTGGGGGTGAATGCCGCAAACGAAAGGATAACCGCCATGCACTCGCTGCTACTTGGCCTGGCCGCGGCACTGGCCT harbors:
- a CDS encoding malate--CoA ligase subunit beta; this translates as MDIHEYQAKEVLSNFGVTVPPGALAYSPEQAAYRARELGGDKWIVKAQVHAGGRGKAGGVKLCNSEAEIYEATENLFGKKLVTHQTGPEGKGIYRVYVEGAVPIAREIYLGFVLDRSSQRVMIVASSEGGMEIEEISAERPESIVRSTVEPAVGLQDFQAREIAFKLGIEPAMTQQMVRTLKGCYQAFSELDATMVEINPLVVTSDNRVIALDAKMTFDDNALFRHPQIAELRDKSQEDPRESRAADRGLSYVGLDGNIGCIVNGAGLAMATMDTIKLAGGEPANFLDIGGGATPERVAKAFRLVMSDSNVQAVLVNIFAGINRCDWVAEGVVQALREVEVDVPVVVRLAGTNVEEGQKILAQSGLPLIRATSLMEAAERAVGAWKNDLDQNTRVRAIK
- a CDS encoding aminotransferase — its product is MTEPTIFPSLEIPETLAAGPGPGNTDPRVLQAFANTGLADHMQADVLRGMIECKQMLRDLWGTANTYTYGVGGTGFSGLDCMLNAILPGDTVVAFQNGTFSGIDAMTIRMKAATREELAADAMNPQPASVTVIDVPHGESVSGKLVEQVLAEKKPKWAFMAHWETGSGRINDLKGFSDACVKHGVMGLIDAVSSLGIEDFSIDDYPGVAGWASCPQKGVLCLPLTYAPVSFTDQYIQTVRENGCHSYVHNPILEARHWGIVDGEDVAAGTYHRTHSGYAVAAFHEALRITLQHGRAQKARDYAFHEKALRDAVTAMGCDVTSNMTSLVVLNLPGDLAGREKELVGNCRAVGFGIWPTLSEPVQVRIGILNQITPAAITDIVNRFGKAMNDMGANVDMDAINTLLDKHYAAALAAAE
- a CDS encoding response regulator transcription factor, whose product is MLADANPLVLSAMSEIFDRDPRFSLVATSATAEGFLGTVMRVPVQVGIIDWNLPALGGAKLIEVLRDQANAPRLVVYADEGSEVPRKAMSAGAAGFAPRSSAVEGLLDTCIAVAEGKMVFPFLDVRDLQTDPIEQLSRRERAMLEALSKGLTNKELSKELGISTNTVKFHLSNLYEKLAVKNRAQAIAFYYANRAAKGGFRAEE
- a CDS encoding HpcH/HpaI aldolase/citrate lyase family protein; the encoded protein is MSFHAIEQAPARLNRSELAIPGSQPQMFEKAAKSDVDVIFLDLEDAVAPDEKDQARKNIIQALNDIDWGNKSMSVRINGLDTHYMYRDVVDVVEQAGERLDLIMIPKVGTAADVYAVDMMVTQIEDAKGYKKRIGFEHIIETALGMQNVSEIAAASKRNESLHFGVADYAASTRARTTIIGGVNPDYSVLTDPAADGSRDVHWGDMWHYALARMVVAARANGLRPIDGPFGDFQDKEGYKAAAKRAAVLGCEGKWAIHPSQIELANEVMSPSDAEVTKAHRILEAMAEAEAAGKGAVSLDGRLIDYASIRQAEVLVEKAKQIAGN
- a CDS encoding glycerate kinase type-2 family protein, translated to MTDLMDTAKTLFQAAVDRADPAQALRAQLTASPLPPLPAGGRNVLLAVGKAAVPMMREALALLPRPAQALAITNPENYTKIPGATVICGSHPVPDENSAAAGMAAIELAASLGPDDRLIALISGGGSALMVAPAPGLTLAHKTAVNKLLLASGLEINEMNLIRQQLSDIKGGGLLRHAAPAQVQAFILSDVIGDDLRAIASGPTVSPIGSRAQARDILQRAGVWDSAPEAVRSHLSAAEQAQTAPAPASNTLIGSNRHSLKAMMTAAAAGWSAKLVSHRLVGDVADAAQTVVAAAEAAPKDSPVALIFGGETTVQLTGSGLGGRNQELALRVAKLGAERLSGDWLFLSGGTDGRDGPTDAAGGIAAPSTWQAIRDAGKDPEALLANNDSYAALKAAGALLVTGGTGTNVADVQVFLRLPD
- a CDS encoding group II truncated hemoglobin, giving the protein MVEKLIEKIGGEEVLRALVERFYDIVEETETGARIVKLHKRGHGMDHARIEQFNFLSGFMGGRRYYEEKHGHMDVKLMHAHVPITEEDAENWLKCMDQALADLSLEGPHVERLRQVFRRVALMLVNDLAEWGEARASA
- the tdm gene encoding trimethylamine-oxide aldolase Tdm; the protein is MNDMSFPEVVKGPPKPSGLYQPSVFSLPKGTERYVVEGCGAILIRVETGDSVTVINEEGGQPCEIVAAEDKGRIDAGLIGAAANSDAGGLKALLTSSDQSLRGLRMGMEARGIDLAQGGAVRLFDSSTPARTEESFTAQRDGVVIIAAPGGIMDFERQDTATPLTVMVKRAVIKQVARFELPDPLADPVSEVRVHSATAESYFVKAGDYIQIIDVDGRQCTDFQCFAARKLDKGIEHALDVTTTRTLMGHAYPMPGLHAKYYDQDMLPLVEVVQDTVGRHDAFALACAAKYYDDIGYPGHVNCSDNFNRTLAQHGVTPRAGWMAINFFFNTGLDEHGVMYADEPWTRPGDYVLLRALTDLVCVSSACPDDTSAANGWNPTDIHVRTYSGQETFKRAIAFRATPESEPKMTKETGFHDRLSKMTRNFIEYNGYWLANCYAESGPLEEYWACREKCVVLDLTPLRKFEITGPDSEALCQYIFTRNIKKLAVGQVVYTAMCYPHGGMIDDGTVFRLGKDNFRWIGGSDYGGEWIREQAEKLGLNVLIRSSTDMQHNIAVQGPESRDLLKKVIWTAPHNPTLEELGWFRFTPARIGDEHGVPVVVSRTGYTGELGYEIFCHPKHASEVFDAVWGAGKAHGIRPMGLEALDMVRIEAGLIFAGYDFSDQTDPFEAGIGFTVPLKSKEDDFIGRDALIRRKTTPARKLVGLDIDSSIDVEHGDCVRIGRAQIGEVTSSMRSPLLGKNIALARVDVACAELGTEVEIGKLDGHQKRLPAKIVPFAHYDPKKTRPQS